A window of the Candidatus Tisiphia endosymbiont of Dascillus cervinus genome harbors these coding sequences:
- a CDS encoding Mrp/NBP35 family ATP-binding protein yields the protein MIDINQQQILNKISDITFSDNTKLVSIISNIIIKDKNIGFAIDILGKDSKEIDEIKIKAINKLNEIPNIGKITIVLTSSKGVAKKSTNPKVKHFIDGVKKIILVASGKGGVGKSTITALIAEQLNLEGYKVGIVDADIYGPSIPQIFGISGVPEIVYNKVTPLKSRGIEIISIGFLIKDNSAIVWRGPMASKTIYQLLSLTHWQELDYLIIDMPPGTGDIHLSILENYQLDGVIIVTTPQKMAAIDVVRSIDLYRKFNLPILGIIENMSYLVEPSSGKKIQIFNGNSGENFAKEYNIPLICKIPIEPKLSYNCDNSTSLTDIVKLPIKQFV from the coding sequence ATGATTGATATAAACCAACAACAAATACTAAATAAAATTTCAGATATCACTTTTAGTGACAATACAAAATTAGTCAGTATTATATCTAATATTATAATTAAGGATAAAAATATTGGGTTTGCCATTGATATTCTTGGTAAAGATTCCAAGGAAATCGATGAAATAAAAATTAAAGCTATTAATAAATTAAATGAAATACCTAATATTGGGAAAATAACTATAGTTTTAACTAGTAGCAAAGGTGTAGCTAAAAAATCAACTAATCCAAAAGTTAAGCATTTCATTGACGGAGTAAAGAAGATAATATTGGTGGCATCCGGTAAAGGGGGAGTTGGTAAATCTACTATAACAGCATTGATAGCGGAGCAATTAAATCTTGAAGGATACAAGGTAGGAATAGTGGATGCTGATATTTATGGTCCGTCAATTCCGCAAATATTTGGTATTAGTGGTGTACCTGAAATAGTGTATAATAAAGTGACCCCTTTAAAATCGCGGGGTATTGAAATTATTTCTATTGGATTTCTTATTAAGGATAATTCAGCTATTGTTTGGCGTGGTCCAATGGCCAGCAAGACCATTTATCAACTATTATCTCTCACCCATTGGCAGGAGTTAGATTATTTAATTATTGACATGCCTCCTGGTACTGGTGATATTCACTTAAGTATTTTAGAAAATTACCAACTAGATGGAGTAATAATAGTAACTACTCCACAAAAAATGGCTGCAATAGATGTCGTTAGATCGATTGATTTATACAGAAAATTTAACCTACCAATTTTAGGTATTATAGAAAATATGAGCTATCTAGTTGAACCAAGTTCGGGAAAGAAAATTCAGATATTTAACGGTAATAGTGGAGAAAATTTTGCCAAAGAATATAATATACCTTTAATCTGTAAGATTCCTATTGAACCCAAATTATCTTACAACTGTGATAACAGCACTAGCCTTACAGATATAGTTAAACTACCAATAAAACAATTTGTTTAA
- a CDS encoding phospholipase D family protein, which yields MKKLPKKLNLHIIISFLLGITIGIGYNEVRETASWHSFHTETDNLNVCFTPPSGCGSLIAKEISKAKDSIYVQAFGLTSQNIVDQLIKAKQNGVQIRVLLDRSNLHDRYSKMHELKRAGIDVSIDKVPGIAHNKVMIIDKSKVITGSFNFTNAADNRNAENVLLIENSDIAATYLQSWFSRRAKN from the coding sequence ATGAAAAAACTACCTAAAAAGCTTAATCTACACATAATAATATCGTTCTTACTCGGCATTACTATCGGGATAGGATATAATGAGGTACGAGAAACAGCTTCTTGGCACAGTTTTCATACCGAAACTGATAATTTAAATGTTTGTTTTACCCCGCCATCCGGCTGCGGATCATTAATAGCAAAAGAAATATCCAAGGCTAAGGATAGTATTTATGTTCAAGCATTTGGTTTAACTTCGCAAAATATAGTGGATCAACTAATTAAAGCTAAGCAAAACGGTGTTCAAATAAGGGTATTATTGGATCGTAGTAATTTACACGATAGATATTCTAAAATGCATGAATTAAAACGGGCTGGTATTGATGTTTCAATAGATAAAGTACCAGGTATTGCTCACAACAAAGTTATGATCATTGATAAAAGTAAGGTGATTACCGGTAGCTTTAATTTTACCAATGCAGCTGATAATAGAAATGCCGAAAACGTATTATTAATAGAGAATAGCGATATTGCAGCAACTTATTTGCAAAGCTGGTTTAGTCGTCGAGCAAAAAATTAA
- a CDS encoding transposase, which produces MLSTINKYYPALSELVVVFEPTGGYEHNLREFLKINKLPFATVHPNKMRSYAKARGWLAKTDNIDSKLLHDYATCFALAIKVTYDNNSQQQLHALLKRREQLLVFKNQEVARQDTEFNHVIILSLNQHITSLTEQLQEIDENIKALISKNQEIKDKIDKLTSIPAVGITLATTVICEAPELGNITFRNLTALVGLAPFARESGSYKGRRSIFAGRGNLRRVLYMAAVAALRCNKRLRNFYDHLIAKHKPAKVALVAVMRKLLAFMHSIVKNNSSWNENLC; this is translated from the coding sequence ATGCTTAGCACTATTAATAAATACTATCCTGCCTTATCTGAGTTAGTTGTTGTCTTTGAACCTACTGGTGGATATGAACATAATTTAAGAGAATTTTTAAAAATAAATAAATTGCCTTTTGCTACAGTACACCCTAATAAAATGCGTAGTTATGCTAAAGCTAGAGGATGGCTTGCTAAAACTGATAACATCGATAGTAAATTACTACATGATTATGCAACATGCTTTGCACTAGCAATTAAAGTTACTTATGATAATAATAGCCAACAACAGTTACATGCTTTATTAAAAAGAAGGGAACAATTATTAGTATTTAAGAATCAAGAAGTTGCTAGGCAGGATACCGAGTTTAACCACGTAATCATCTTATCTTTGAACCAGCATATTACTAGTTTAACAGAACAATTACAAGAGATTGATGAGAATATCAAAGCCTTAATTTCTAAGAATCAAGAAATCAAAGATAAAATTGATAAGCTTACTTCTATTCCAGCAGTTGGCATTACTCTTGCTACCACTGTAATATGTGAAGCACCAGAACTTGGTAATATTACTTTTAGAAACTTAACTGCTTTAGTAGGTCTTGCTCCTTTTGCTAGAGAAAGCGGTAGTTATAAAGGTAGAAGAAGTATTTTTGCAGGTAGAGGTAATCTTCGAAGAGTTCTTTATATGGCTGCAGTAGCTGCCTTACGATGTAATAAGCGTTTACGTAATTTTTATGACCACTTAATTGCTAAACATAAACCAGCAAAAGTTGCTCTTGTTGCTGTTATGCGTAAATTACTAGCTTTTATGCACTCTATTGTCAAAAATAATTCTTCTTGGAATGAAAATTTATGTTAA
- a CDS encoding dihydroneopterin aldolase, which produces MFNKNIFKLSIIDFRIWVHLGCTEEEKVHPQMVSFNIDLCFKVCPQGAYTDNLKDVVCYLKIVELITVFCQGKCFNVVEHLIESIYKAIFDYLNSFQHLIQSIKIETRKVSPPVPNIHGGISWTHYINFINRPLAKFASAREFVGDTEPRPAAYLDVREDSSTGSTRKLPAEVELRKRSNEDA; this is translated from the coding sequence ATATTCAATAAAAATATTTTTAAGCTTTCTATTATAGATTTTCGTATTTGGGTTCATCTTGGATGTACTGAGGAAGAGAAGGTTCATCCCCAAATGGTTAGTTTCAATATTGACTTGTGTTTTAAGGTGTGTCCTCAAGGTGCTTATACAGATAATCTAAAGGATGTTGTTTGTTATCTTAAGATAGTTGAGTTAATTACCGTTTTTTGTCAAGGAAAGTGCTTTAATGTTGTTGAGCATTTGATAGAATCTATTTATAAGGCAATTTTTGATTACTTAAATTCATTCCAACATCTAATCCAATCAATTAAAATTGAGACTCGTAAAGTTTCTCCTCCTGTACCCAACATTCATGGGGGTATTAGTTGGACGCATTACATTAATTTTATTAATAGACCTCTTGCGAAATTCGCTTCTGCTAGGGAATTTGTAGGAGACACGGAACCTCGACCCGCAGCGTACTTAGATGTACGTGAGGATTCGAGTACCGGATCGACGCGCAAATTACCAGCAGAAGTAGAATTACGCAAGAGGTCTAATGAGGATGCGTGA
- a CDS encoding dihydrofolate reductase, with amino-acid sequence MISKQSRSIIGIMAATKDGVIGCNNALPWYYPGEIKHFRATTHNSIVIMGRNTYQSMPKTLFIDRQTFVLSNDNNLQLNDTKVFTSLQKCLEHLKESKTNDKIFMIGGGQIAHLFLEHNLISSFILTEIHKFYSGDVYLDIRYFRRWTRYTLKKSSDYTIYLLKNPEEVSWNL; translated from the coding sequence ATGATAAGCAAACAATCTAGATCTATTATAGGAATCATGGCAGCAACAAAAGATGGGGTCATAGGTTGTAATAATGCCTTACCATGGTATTATCCAGGTGAGATCAAGCATTTTAGAGCTACTACCCACAATAGTATAGTTATTATGGGGCGTAATACTTATCAATCTATGCCGAAAACACTATTTATAGACAGGCAGACCTTTGTTTTATCTAATGATAACAACTTACAATTAAATGATACTAAAGTTTTTACCTCTCTACAAAAATGTTTAGAACATCTTAAAGAATCGAAAACTAACGATAAGATTTTTATGATCGGAGGGGGGCAAATAGCTCATTTATTTCTAGAACATAATTTAATTTCTTCTTTTATCCTTACAGAAATACATAAATTCTATTCTGGTGATGTATATTTGGATATTCGGTATTTCAGAAGATGGACAAGATATACTCTAAAGAAATCAAGTGATTATACAATTTATCTATTAAAAAACCCTGAGGAGGTTTCATGGAATTTATAA
- the lipA gene encoding lipoyl synthase: MSNIIKIEEAQPLKRPDWIKVKAPNSYQYHDTRKLIESLKLNTVCQEAACPNIGECWAKKHATVMILGSVCTRACRFCNVKTGRPDLLDPHEPQRLAQAVMKLGLEHVVITSVDRDDLDDGGAEHFANCIKEIRLVAPNTTIEVLTPDFLKKDGAAEIVVLAKPDVYNHNVETVPSLYKTIRPGARYYNSLSLLHNVKKLDSEIFTKSGMMVGLGETNDEIIQVMDDLREAKVDFLTIGQYLQPTKNHAAVARYVPLEEFKYFERVARVKGFLMVSAGPLTRSSYHAGDDFQKLKGAKVLVSA; this comes from the coding sequence ATGTCAAACATAATCAAGATAGAAGAAGCTCAACCCCTTAAAAGACCTGATTGGATAAAGGTTAAAGCACCAAATTCATATCAATATCATGATACAAGAAAACTAATTGAGAGTTTAAAATTAAATACAGTTTGTCAAGAAGCTGCTTGCCCTAATATAGGGGAATGTTGGGCAAAAAAACATGCTACAGTTATGATTTTAGGATCTGTCTGTACTCGTGCTTGTAGATTTTGTAATGTTAAAACTGGTCGTCCCGATTTACTCGATCCTCATGAGCCACAGAGACTAGCACAAGCCGTAATGAAATTAGGGCTTGAACATGTGGTAATTACTTCAGTTGATCGAGATGACTTAGATGATGGTGGGGCTGAGCATTTTGCCAATTGTATAAAGGAAATAAGACTAGTTGCTCCTAATACCACAATTGAAGTTCTAACCCCAGATTTTCTTAAGAAAGATGGGGCAGCTGAAATAGTGGTATTAGCAAAACCTGACGTTTATAATCATAATGTAGAGACAGTGCCTTCTCTATACAAAACTATCAGACCAGGAGCGAGATACTATAATTCATTAAGTCTTTTGCATAATGTAAAAAAATTAGACTCTGAGATTTTTACTAAATCAGGTATGATGGTTGGTCTTGGAGAAACAAACGATGAAATTATACAAGTAATGGACGATTTAAGGGAAGCTAAAGTTGATTTTCTAACTATAGGACAATATTTACAGCCAACCAAAAACCATGCAGCAGTTGCTAGATATGTTCCCCTAGAAGAATTTAAATATTTTGAAAGAGTAGCAAGGGTTAAAGGGTTTTTGATGGTTTCCGCCGGTCCATTAACCCGTTCTTCTTATCATGCTGGTGATGATTTCCAAAAATTAAAGGGGGCTAAGGTCTTGGTTTCGGCATAG
- the folP gene encoding dihydropteroate synthase has translation MIYISLGSNLGNRLDNLWESVNLIRKYCLSNIRCSIILETKAILPCSASDDWDKPFLNMIVAGETNLSPTELLQSLQNIEVTIGRPRKYELWVPRIIDLDILFYNDLIINTEDIIIPHPKLENRDFLKHLLALMGKEPWKFQPSIENSFIKSSVLNPRLVGIVNITKDSFSDGGNFYETNRAIEQVIKLVEDGASVIEIGAQSTRSNATIQPIESEYAKLDEVLGELAPIIADKKIDISVDTLHPFIAVNLIEKYHIRWINDVGGGFDDNTLRAIAKAGCKFCLMHSITVPPSKNQIIPLNVKPIDYMIQWGKCAIQRLTKLGFTLENIVLDPGIGFGKTAYQNIEILRSIDQLKTLGSLIMIGHSRKSYIHAFSEEPHVYARDIETIGVSLAIKDKVDFLRVHNVKDHMKALVAYHSSNNE, from the coding sequence ATGATTTATATAAGCTTGGGATCAAATTTAGGTAATCGCCTTGATAATTTATGGGAATCTGTTAACTTAATTAGGAAATATTGTTTATCAAATATTAGATGTTCTATAATCCTTGAAACTAAGGCAATTTTACCATGCAGTGCTTCTGATGACTGGGATAAGCCATTTTTAAATATGATAGTTGCTGGAGAAACAAACTTATCACCAACAGAATTATTGCAATCATTGCAAAATATAGAAGTAACTATAGGACGTCCTAGAAAGTATGAACTATGGGTTCCACGTATTATTGATTTAGATATTTTGTTTTATAACGATCTAATTATAAATACAGAAGATATTATTATTCCCCATCCTAAACTGGAAAATCGTGATTTCCTCAAACATCTATTAGCATTAATGGGTAAAGAGCCGTGGAAATTCCAACCAAGTATAGAGAACTCTTTTATAAAAAGCTCTGTTTTAAATCCTCGGTTGGTAGGAATCGTTAATATAACTAAGGATTCTTTTTCAGATGGCGGAAATTTTTATGAAACAAATAGAGCTATAGAACAAGTGATAAAGCTTGTAGAAGATGGAGCTAGCGTTATTGAAATTGGTGCTCAATCAACAAGGTCTAATGCAACTATTCAACCTATTGAATCTGAATACGCTAAGTTAGATGAAGTGTTAGGGGAGCTTGCGCCTATTATTGCTGATAAAAAGATCGATATAAGTGTTGATACACTACATCCTTTTATTGCTGTAAATCTTATAGAAAAATATCATATAAGATGGATTAATGATGTTGGTGGAGGATTTGATGATAACACATTAAGGGCTATAGCAAAAGCTGGTTGCAAATTTTGTCTTATGCACTCTATTACTGTTCCACCAAGCAAAAATCAGATTATACCTTTAAACGTTAAGCCAATTGATTATATGATTCAATGGGGCAAGTGTGCTATACAAAGACTTACTAAGCTTGGATTTACTTTAGAGAATATAGTTCTAGATCCTGGTATAGGGTTTGGCAAAACGGCTTATCAAAATATTGAAATATTAAGAAGTATAGATCAGCTTAAAACCTTAGGTTCTTTGATAATGATAGGTCATTCTAGAAAATCATATATTCATGCTTTTTCTGAAGAACCCCATGTTTATGCTAGAGATATAGAAACAATTGGAGTTTCCTTGGCTATTAAAGATAAAGTAGACTTTTTACGAGTACATAATGTGAAAGATCATATGAAGGCTTTGGTTGCCTATCACTCATCTAATAACGAGTAA
- a CDS encoding CADD family putative folate metabolism protein — translation MEFINNLDDTLEKWSLLKHPFYQDWNNGILDKNTLNVYAQEYYNHVAAFPRYISQIHALCVDIQARQVLLENLVDEEQGDNNHPELWLRFIEGLGGYRDDDKNPKFESTKRLVNGFFELTQTDYPTGLGALYAYERQTPTVSKVKIDGLKKHYNIHNQRTLEFFVVHAKTDIWHTNELIKLINKLNSIEQKQVHYGAVKGAKLLWQFLDGMEGLYANSCH, via the coding sequence ATGGAATTTATAAATAATTTGGACGATACATTGGAAAAATGGTCTTTACTTAAACATCCATTTTATCAAGATTGGAATAATGGTATCTTGGACAAGAATACACTGAACGTTTATGCTCAAGAATATTATAATCATGTTGCTGCTTTTCCTAGATATATCAGTCAGATTCACGCTTTATGTGTTGATATCCAGGCTAGACAAGTCTTATTAGAGAATTTGGTTGATGAAGAACAAGGGGACAATAATCATCCGGAGCTATGGTTACGTTTTATTGAAGGATTAGGGGGTTATCGAGATGATGATAAGAATCCAAAATTTGAGTCAACAAAAAGATTGGTTAATGGTTTTTTTGAGTTAACTCAAACAGATTATCCTACTGGACTTGGAGCCTTATATGCTTATGAAAGACAAACTCCAACAGTATCAAAAGTCAAGATTGATGGTCTGAAAAAACATTATAATATTCACAATCAAAGAACCTTAGAATTTTTCGTTGTCCATGCAAAAACTGATATATGGCATACCAATGAACTTATTAAGCTGATTAACAAACTTAATAGCATAGAACAAAAACAAGTACATTATGGAGCTGTGAAGGGGGCTAAATTACTCTGGCAATTTCTTGATGGGATGGAAGGGTTATATGCAAATTCATGCCATTAA